In Gracilimonas sp., a single window of DNA contains:
- a CDS encoding BCAM0308 family protein: MKRKKKGNIFKQERTRIFKDDRHDPYQRTQKLPDPTLCPSCGSIFTKGRWTWESIEFVDNEKLCPACQRIQDNYPAGYIEVEGSFFQSHKEELLNLIRNLEKKKTEQHPLERIITISESDGKMIITTTGMHLPKMIGDALKSSYEGDLDISYDAESMARVHWTR; the protein is encoded by the coding sequence ATGAAAAGAAAAAAGAAAGGAAACATTTTTAAACAAGAACGAACACGGATCTTTAAAGATGACCGCCATGATCCCTACCAACGAACACAAAAATTGCCCGACCCCACTCTTTGTCCCTCCTGCGGCTCCATTTTTACAAAAGGAAGATGGACCTGGGAATCCATTGAATTTGTCGACAATGAAAAATTATGCCCGGCTTGCCAACGCATTCAGGATAATTATCCTGCCGGCTATATAGAAGTAGAGGGATCCTTTTTTCAATCACATAAAGAAGAGCTTCTCAACTTGATTCGAAACCTTGAAAAAAAGAAAACCGAACAACATCCTTTGGAACGTATCATAACGATCAGCGAATCTGATGGTAAAATGATCATTACTACTACCGGTATGCATTTACCAAAAATGATCGGTGACGCTTTAAAAAGCTCTTATGAGGGTGATCTTGATATTTCCTACGATGCTGAAAGTATGGCTCGTGTCCATTGGACGCGATAA
- a CDS encoding MMPL family transporter, giving the protein MIDRLFKLLRPFIRWVIKKPTPVLLTSIALAIIGFLLARQLTIDTDLSKLIPDSYHSVQALNKLTEQVGGEHDATVAIQSPSFEANRAFAEVLIPKVLGLKKAEYQEPYFKRVEYRREIKFLKHNALYFATSTELDLLQEYLEAEIEDAKNKANPFYFDLDDEEGLRADSLANELIVKYDQLAGSEYNTSPDSTVLVIKFFPSHAQTELEFIRHAYSDLNTLISTLNPCSYHPEMIVVAGGPMIRTLIEIETIVADIKSSFGAGVFMLMLAVVSFFFYKSYRARAGRQFNFSVLFSQLLQVPAHTLIMGLPLVLSLCWTFGLAYLFYAHLNIMTSTLGLLLFGMGIDFGIHFFARYTEERGKGESVSEAIETTFMTTGQAIFAVGITTAAAFFILMVADFKGFSEFGAISGIGLILAIVSYTIFLPALLVVFERSPLLNLHTDISIQLESDNRFSKNSDKKNRWKLISTGVIGLSIVITLMSVTEIPKLSFEYDFGELEPKYERYSELNRIASKASRGRSDRNSAYIIVENPSEAPQVADILRKRKEMDFSSPTIKEIEILQDRYPFDDEEANLKIDRLVNITELLDDPFLRSSTNRDILRLRESASTKHIIPVDSVPDFIKAPFTSISGSIGNLVIIHPSVSLSDGRNSMNFADDVSSVTLPDGTTYYAGSTSIVASDMLRLLMEEAPLMVALTIAFIIIFKLLILRNIKWVALALLPLITSFVWLFGLMVLFGWKLNFYNLVVFPTILGIGDDSGIHIVHRYLEEGKGAVSKVLRSTGEHISISIFTTMLGFSGLLFSIHPGLRTIGELAVLGIGLSLIAALILLPSIIFMLEYFSKKRTCPPTNSIWKILT; this is encoded by the coding sequence ATGATAGACCGGTTATTCAAATTACTCAGGCCCTTTATTCGTTGGGTCATCAAAAAACCAACACCGGTCTTATTGACAAGTATAGCTCTCGCCATTATTGGGTTTTTGCTGGCCCGTCAGTTAACCATTGATACGGACCTGTCAAAACTAATCCCTGATTCCTATCATAGCGTTCAGGCTTTGAATAAACTTACTGAGCAAGTTGGCGGTGAACATGACGCCACAGTGGCCATCCAAAGTCCCTCTTTTGAGGCCAACCGGGCTTTTGCAGAAGTACTCATCCCAAAAGTTCTTGGACTAAAAAAAGCAGAATACCAAGAACCCTACTTCAAACGGGTTGAATATCGTAGAGAGATCAAATTCTTAAAACACAACGCTCTTTATTTTGCTACTTCAACCGAGCTTGATCTTCTGCAGGAATACCTTGAGGCTGAAATCGAGGATGCCAAGAACAAAGCCAACCCATTTTATTTTGACCTTGATGATGAGGAAGGCCTTCGTGCCGATTCTCTGGCAAATGAATTAATTGTAAAGTACGATCAATTGGCAGGTTCAGAATACAACACCTCACCGGATTCTACTGTGTTGGTTATCAAGTTTTTCCCGAGCCATGCCCAAACTGAACTTGAATTTATTCGGCATGCCTACAGTGACCTTAACACTTTGATCTCAACTCTGAACCCATGTTCATACCATCCTGAAATGATCGTTGTTGCGGGAGGCCCCATGATACGCACCCTCATTGAGATCGAAACAATTGTTGCTGATATAAAAAGTTCTTTTGGAGCGGGCGTATTCATGCTGATGCTGGCCGTTGTTTCCTTTTTTTTCTATAAAAGTTACCGTGCCAGGGCAGGACGTCAGTTCAATTTTTCAGTTTTATTCTCACAGCTTCTTCAGGTTCCGGCCCATACCCTAATAATGGGACTTCCATTGGTACTCAGCCTCTGCTGGACTTTTGGATTAGCATATCTGTTTTATGCACATTTAAATATCATGACCTCAACGCTTGGACTACTTCTATTTGGGATGGGCATAGACTTTGGAATCCATTTTTTTGCCCGGTATACCGAAGAGCGAGGCAAAGGAGAATCTGTTTCGGAGGCCATTGAAACGACCTTCATGACAACAGGTCAAGCTATTTTTGCCGTTGGCATAACCACTGCCGCTGCTTTTTTCATTCTAATGGTGGCTGATTTTAAAGGTTTTAGTGAATTTGGTGCTATATCAGGCATTGGACTTATTTTAGCAATTGTTTCATATACCATATTTCTGCCTGCTTTACTCGTTGTATTTGAACGCAGTCCTCTTCTGAATCTACATACTGATATATCTATACAACTCGAAAGTGACAATAGATTTTCGAAAAATTCTGATAAGAAAAACCGGTGGAAACTTATTTCAACTGGTGTTATTGGACTTTCGATCGTCATCACCCTTATGTCAGTTACTGAAATTCCAAAACTTTCCTTTGAATATGATTTTGGAGAATTAGAGCCTAAATATGAAAGGTATAGTGAGCTCAACAGAATTGCATCTAAAGCCTCACGAGGACGAAGCGATCGAAATTCTGCATATATTATCGTTGAAAACCCCTCTGAAGCACCTCAGGTAGCTGACATCTTGCGAAAGCGGAAGGAAATGGATTTTAGCTCTCCCACTATCAAAGAGATCGAGATATTACAGGATCGTTACCCGTTTGATGATGAGGAAGCCAATTTGAAAATTGACCGGCTTGTCAACATCACAGAATTACTGGACGATCCCTTTCTTAGAAGTTCAACGAACCGGGATATCCTTCGGCTTCGAGAATCGGCTTCTACAAAACATATCATTCCAGTAGACAGTGTGCCCGATTTTATAAAAGCCCCCTTTACTTCTATATCAGGTTCAATTGGAAATCTTGTGATAATTCATCCTTCTGTTAGTTTATCTGATGGTCGAAATTCCATGAATTTTGCCGATGATGTAAGTTCGGTAACACTTCCTGACGGCACCACCTATTATGCTGGATCTACCTCAATAGTAGCCTCCGATATGTTGCGACTGTTAATGGAAGAGGCTCCATTAATGGTTGCACTGACTATTGCATTCATCATTATATTTAAGTTGCTAATCCTCAGAAATATTAAATGGGTAGCCCTTGCATTACTGCCTTTAATAACCAGTTTTGTTTGGCTGTTTGGACTGATGGTCTTATTTGGCTGGAAATTGAACTTTTATAATCTCGTGGTATTTCCAACGATCCTGGGTATTGGTGACGACAGCGGGATACATATTGTTCATCGTTACCTTGAAGAAGGAAAAGGGGCGGTCAGTAAAGTACTCAGATCTACAGGAGAGCATATCAGTATAAGCATCTTTACCACTATGTTAGGTTTCAGCGGCCTGCTTTTTTCCATTCATCCGGGGCTAAGAACCATAGGAGAATTAGCTGTTTTGGGTATTGGGCTTTCACTGATTGCAGCCCTGATATTATTACCCAGTATTATATTTATGCTGGAATATTTTTCCAAAAAAAGAACATGCCCCCCTACAAATTCGATCTGGAAAATACTTACATGA
- a CDS encoding DUF5335 family protein: MPIKMIHREEWTNYFDSFSKKYLKDKQPEYAEIRILSKDMGDQPETSWLPLKGLSYDSRNDMLEIQFDDLNRVINHPKEIYVDEEKSGWILSFEVIENDGTKNIIETR, translated from the coding sequence ATGCCTATTAAAATGATCCATAGAGAAGAGTGGACTAATTACTTCGATAGCTTTTCAAAGAAGTACCTGAAAGATAAACAGCCGGAATATGCTGAGATCCGAATTTTAAGCAAAGATATGGGAGACCAGCCGGAAACATCTTGGTTACCGCTCAAAGGTCTTAGCTACGACAGCAGAAATGATATGCTGGAAATACAATTTGATGATTTAAACCGGGTAATTAATCATCCAAAAGAGATCTATGTGGATGAAGAAAAAAGTGGATGGATTCTGAGCTTTGAAGTGATTGAAAATGACGGTACTAAAAATATAATCGAAACCCGTTAA
- a CDS encoding polymer-forming cytoskeletal protein, with protein sequence MKRMTIFIVLLLTLMTSETRGQGSAYRSAEIVRISESDSIQTQLFATGDVIEVFGWLGNDFISASESLIITGEIMDDAIVVGEKVMMLGTIYDLFAGAGELVVIDGLIHGDVFAAGATIRITENALIKGNANLAGQRILFEGGMIEGNLKAAGNQLELNGAVQKKVELYSHKINFGPNYIADLGTDIYSDRPVYHENLGTLPENLYINVKSPDILELLIFKSGLYLSLFITGLVLIRIFSKTSKDIYKFSIEQFWKNTGVGLLTFLVYPLILIVLALLIFTLPISFLLLLLYGFLLLIGYLLVAMVLGVSSLRFLKKESQETSYYWGLFIGMILVAIIVNLPFLGWLFHAIFIFFGLGSLILYIWNIRTLSQVQTEATN encoded by the coding sequence ATGAAAAGAATGACGATTTTTATTGTACTACTGCTCACCTTGATGACCAGTGAGACCCGGGGACAAGGCAGTGCATATCGAAGTGCAGAAATTGTACGAATTTCGGAATCAGATTCCATTCAAACCCAATTGTTTGCTACCGGAGATGTTATTGAAGTATTCGGCTGGCTTGGCAACGATTTTATATCAGCCTCAGAGTCACTCATCATAACGGGGGAAATCATGGATGATGCCATTGTTGTGGGCGAAAAAGTCATGATGCTGGGCACTATTTACGACCTTTTTGCTGGAGCAGGCGAATTGGTGGTCATTGACGGCCTCATTCATGGCGACGTTTTTGCTGCCGGAGCAACCATACGTATCACTGAAAATGCACTTATCAAAGGCAATGCAAACCTTGCAGGACAACGTATTTTATTTGAAGGAGGAATGATCGAAGGAAATCTAAAAGCAGCCGGAAATCAGCTTGAGTTAAACGGAGCCGTTCAAAAAAAAGTGGAATTATACAGTCATAAAATCAATTTTGGCCCGAATTACATAGCTGATCTGGGAACAGATATATACAGCGACCGGCCCGTGTATCATGAGAATCTGGGCACCCTTCCAGAAAACCTTTATATCAATGTTAAGTCTCCAGACATCCTTGAACTTTTAATATTCAAAAGCGGACTTTATCTCTCCCTGTTTATAACAGGATTGGTTCTCATTCGAATTTTCAGCAAAACAAGCAAAGACATCTATAAATTTTCCATAGAACAATTCTGGAAAAATACGGGAGTGGGGTTGCTCACATTTTTAGTTTATCCTTTGATATTGATAGTTCTTGCTTTGCTCATTTTTACACTCCCCATTTCATTTCTGTTATTGCTTTTATACGGGTTTCTATTGCTTATCGGATATTTATTGGTGGCAATGGTATTAGGAGTCAGCAGTCTTCGGTTTCTGAAAAAAGAAAGTCAAGAGACTTCTTATTACTGGGGATTGTTTATTGGAATGATTTTGGTAGCCATCATCGTAAACTTGCCATTTTTGGGATGGCTCTTCCATGCTATTTTTATCTTTTTTGGGCTCGGAAGCCTGATTCTTTACATCTGGAATATACGAACCCTGTCTCAAGTACAAACGGAGGCCACCAACTAA
- a CDS encoding adenosylcobalamin-dependent ribonucleoside-diphosphate reductase yields MNFHGLQNSLSRQIWDRKYRLKSNTILSEESIEDTWLRVANALAYAEENEHSNWAKVFYQALKDFKFIPAGRILAGAGTGHKVTLFNCFVMGTIEDSIPSIFENLKESALTMQKGGGIGCDFSCLRPKGSLAKSSNNISSGPVSFMKIWDSMCSTMLSTGSRRGAMMATLRCDHPDIFEFIHAKSKPGELTNFNLSVLVTDELIKAVINNDDWPLVFPSNEISEPDMPQLSTLKKRWSNTKTPVSCMVFKVLKARDLWDELMKANYHSAEPGVLFIDRINKMNNLSYCEYITATNPCGEVPLPPYGACDLGSINLTQFIEQPFTDKAKIQSESLKVTTETAVRMLDNVISISEFPLDQQRGKAQQTRRVGLGITGLADALIMLKLHYGSEEARLMTGNIMKLIAQTAYQTSIELAKEKGAFPLFDKQRYLQSRFIKKLPANLRKGIEIKGIRNSHLLSIAPTGSISLLAGNVSSGIEPVFDFSYRRKVLDYEGNSVSHTVTDFAYLKWIMEKEPQEYLPEYFVTVRQLSPKDHLKMQAVVQQYVDNSISKTINIPEDYSFQDFKNVYELAHELKLKGCTTFRPNWVTGSVLEHGNEKTNIHCCTPDREAD; encoded by the coding sequence ATGAACTTTCATGGACTCCAGAATTCATTATCACGACAGATCTGGGATCGCAAATACCGATTGAAATCGAATACGATACTCTCAGAAGAATCCATCGAGGATACCTGGTTGCGGGTTGCAAATGCGCTGGCTTATGCCGAAGAGAATGAGCACTCGAATTGGGCAAAAGTCTTCTATCAAGCACTTAAGGATTTCAAGTTTATACCCGCCGGACGTATTCTTGCCGGTGCCGGAACCGGTCATAAGGTAACTCTTTTCAACTGTTTTGTAATGGGAACCATTGAAGATTCCATCCCATCCATTTTCGAAAACCTGAAAGAAAGTGCTCTAACGATGCAAAAAGGAGGGGGTATCGGTTGTGACTTTTCCTGCTTACGTCCCAAAGGATCTCTGGCTAAAAGCAGTAATAACATTTCTTCAGGACCGGTTTCTTTTATGAAGATCTGGGATTCGATGTGTTCCACCATGCTGTCAACGGGTTCTCGTCGTGGGGCTATGATGGCTACTCTTCGTTGTGATCATCCTGATATTTTTGAGTTTATCCATGCTAAAAGTAAACCGGGTGAGCTGACCAATTTTAATCTTTCGGTATTAGTAACGGATGAGCTCATCAAAGCAGTCATAAACAATGATGACTGGCCATTAGTGTTTCCGTCAAATGAGATCTCTGAACCGGACATGCCCCAACTTTCAACCTTGAAGAAACGTTGGTCTAATACCAAAACCCCTGTTTCATGTATGGTATTTAAGGTTCTTAAAGCAAGAGATCTATGGGATGAATTAATGAAAGCAAATTATCATTCTGCAGAACCGGGAGTCCTCTTTATTGACCGAATCAATAAAATGAACAACCTCAGCTACTGTGAATATATCACTGCTACCAATCCTTGTGGTGAAGTTCCTTTGCCACCCTACGGAGCTTGTGATCTTGGCTCTATTAATCTTACGCAATTTATTGAACAGCCATTCACAGACAAGGCCAAAATTCAAAGCGAATCTTTGAAAGTAACTACTGAAACTGCCGTTCGAATGCTCGATAATGTGATCTCAATATCTGAATTTCCACTAGACCAACAGCGTGGAAAAGCACAGCAAACCCGTCGGGTCGGTCTTGGCATTACCGGACTGGCCGATGCCCTTATTATGCTAAAATTACATTATGGAAGTGAGGAAGCTCGGCTTATGACAGGCAATATCATGAAGCTGATTGCCCAAACCGCTTACCAAACTTCCATAGAGTTGGCCAAAGAAAAAGGAGCCTTCCCCCTCTTTGACAAGCAAAGATATTTGCAATCCCGGTTCATCAAAAAACTCCCGGCTAATTTGAGAAAAGGGATTGAGATTAAAGGGATTCGAAACAGTCATTTGTTGTCCATTGCACCGACGGGAAGTATCAGCCTGCTCGCAGGCAATGTATCAAGTGGAATCGAACCGGTGTTTGATTTCTCCTATAGACGTAAAGTGCTGGATTACGAAGGTAATTCAGTTTCTCACACCGTTACCGATTTTGCCTATTTGAAATGGATCATGGAAAAAGAACCGCAAGAATATCTCCCCGAATATTTTGTAACGGTGCGACAGTTATCACCCAAAGATCATCTCAAAATGCAAGCGGTGGTGCAGCAGTATGTAGATAACTCCATCTCTAAGACCATTAACATTCCTGAAGATTACTCCTTCCAGGATTTCAAGAATGTGTATGAATTGGCTCATGAATTAAAACTGAAAGGATGCACTACTTTCCGGCCCAATTGGGTGACCGGCTCTGTGCTAGAACATGGGAATGAAAAAACAAATATTCATTGTTGTACACCAGATCGGGAAGCGGATTGA
- the groL gene encoding chaperonin GroEL (60 kDa chaperone family; promotes refolding of misfolded polypeptides especially under stressful conditions; forms two stacked rings of heptamers to form a barrel-shaped 14mer; ends can be capped by GroES; misfolded proteins enter the barrel where they are refolded when GroES binds), with protein sequence MGSYIRVLFRDEAREKIQKGASVLYDAVRVTLGPKSKSVLINKSWGKPLVCNDGVTIAKEIKLKDPEENMGAQVLKEAAELTGDVVGDGTSTSTILAYNIFAEGMRNIAAHSSAIELKRGLDIGLQEAIEALKLLSRPVKSKKEKEQVATISAHNNQKIGKLVADAVEQIGPEGVITVEEAKGTETSLELVEGMQFDHGYLSPYFITDSQKMEVILEEPYLLLYNKKISGLKELLPLLEQIADQHKNLLVIADDVDGEALASLVLNKLRGVLNCAAVKAPGFGDRRREQLQDIAILTGGQVIDEELGMKLESTTLQMLGKAQRVIIDKEFTTIIGGEGDKSSIDGRCNEIRKLIDRSTSDYDREKLQERLAKLSGGVAVIRVGALSESEMKSQKEAFEDAISATKAAVQEGIVPGAGLALLRCIETIETAAEKQEGDLRSGIMILRRAMESPARQIAENSEVDAGVIIEKMRGGTGNFGFDASQNTFTDLLEAGIIDPTKVVRVALQNAVSVASMLLLTEATLTEIEEEKIDSHLLEPEYD encoded by the coding sequence ATGGGAAGCTATATAAGAGTTCTATTTCGCGATGAGGCTCGTGAAAAAATTCAAAAAGGAGCATCTGTTTTATATGATGCTGTCCGCGTGACCCTGGGGCCAAAATCGAAATCCGTACTGATCAATAAATCGTGGGGTAAGCCACTGGTTTGTAACGATGGGGTAACCATCGCTAAAGAGATTAAGCTAAAAGATCCTGAAGAAAATATGGGAGCGCAAGTATTGAAAGAAGCCGCAGAGTTAACGGGGGATGTAGTTGGGGACGGAACTTCAACATCCACCATCCTGGCGTATAACATTTTTGCAGAAGGTATGCGGAATATAGCTGCTCATTCCAGTGCCATTGAATTGAAAAGAGGATTAGATATTGGATTACAGGAAGCCATTGAGGCATTAAAACTACTTTCAAGGCCGGTAAAAAGTAAAAAAGAAAAGGAACAAGTGGCAACCATTTCAGCACATAACAATCAAAAAATCGGCAAGCTTGTGGCTGATGCTGTTGAACAGATTGGCCCGGAAGGAGTGATTACTGTTGAAGAGGCCAAAGGCACGGAAACCTCCCTGGAATTAGTAGAGGGAATGCAATTTGATCATGGCTACCTTTCTCCTTATTTCATCACCGATTCCCAAAAAATGGAAGTGATACTGGAAGAACCTTATCTCCTGCTATACAACAAGAAAATCAGCGGACTAAAGGAATTACTCCCTCTCCTTGAACAAATAGCCGATCAGCATAAGAATTTATTAGTGATTGCCGATGATGTTGATGGAGAAGCACTGGCCAGTCTCGTTTTGAATAAACTCCGGGGCGTGCTGAATTGCGCCGCGGTGAAAGCACCCGGTTTTGGCGACCGGCGGCGGGAACAGCTGCAAGATATTGCCATCCTTACCGGAGGGCAGGTAATCGATGAAGAACTAGGAATGAAGCTGGAATCTACTACCCTTCAAATGCTTGGAAAAGCCCAGCGGGTCATTATTGATAAAGAATTTACCACCATCATTGGGGGTGAGGGCGACAAAAGTAGTATTGACGGAAGGTGTAATGAGATTAGAAAATTAATTGACCGGTCCACTTCCGATTATGACCGTGAAAAACTGCAAGAACGGCTGGCTAAACTTTCCGGAGGTGTGGCAGTGATACGTGTTGGAGCCCTTTCAGAAAGTGAGATGAAAAGCCAGAAAGAAGCGTTTGAGGATGCTATAAGTGCCACCAAAGCGGCCGTACAGGAAGGTATTGTTCCTGGAGCCGGGCTTGCCCTGTTGCGATGCATTGAAACCATAGAGACAGCAGCCGAAAAGCAAGAAGGAGATTTAAGATCCGGTATCATGATCTTGCGCAGAGCTATGGAATCACCTGCCCGGCAAATTGCAGAAAATTCCGAAGTGGACGCAGGCGTCATCATCGAGAAAATGCGTGGTGGAACTGGAAATTTTGGTTTTGATGCCTCACAAAACACCTTCACTGATTTATTGGAAGCCGGCATCATAGACCCAACCAAAGTAGTTCGCGTTGCATTGCAAAATGCGGTTTCTGTTGCCAGCATGCTTTTACTCACAGAAGCTACCCTCACTGAGATCGAGGAAGAGAAAATAGATTCACACTTACTTGAACCTGAATATGACTAA
- a CDS encoding alpha/beta family hydrolase, whose product MTNMLIDIPVHDMVLKGDLIHFTNSAGLIIFSHGSGSSRLSPRNRKVAQILNKKGFSTFLFDLLSPEEATRKEKRFDIELLSKRLLTVAEWFKNDFRFKDLNIGLFGASTGSASAIQAATTLGEGIIQAVVSRGGRPDLAKRYLKLLKTPTLLLVGGNDKLVLELNEIAYNIMTCPKKLTVIEGASHLFEEPGTLEQVAEEASSWFRQYLFWPTIKVSKDFIDEW is encoded by the coding sequence ATGACTAATATGCTAATTGACATACCCGTACACGACATGGTTCTGAAAGGTGACTTAATACATTTCACAAATTCTGCCGGGCTCATCATCTTTTCTCATGGAAGCGGAAGCAGCCGGCTCAGCCCAAGAAATAGAAAAGTAGCCCAGATACTGAATAAAAAAGGATTTTCGACTTTCTTGTTTGACCTGCTTTCTCCCGAAGAAGCCACAAGAAAAGAGAAAAGATTTGATATTGAATTGCTTAGTAAACGGTTACTGACTGTTGCTGAATGGTTCAAAAACGACTTCAGGTTCAAGGATTTGAATATTGGGTTATTTGGGGCAAGTACAGGTTCAGCATCTGCAATTCAGGCTGCCACAACTTTAGGGGAAGGCATCATTCAGGCGGTAGTTTCAAGAGGGGGAAGACCAGACCTGGCCAAGAGGTATTTGAAGCTGCTAAAAACACCAACGCTTTTACTAGTGGGTGGGAATGACAAACTAGTGCTGGAATTGAATGAAATCGCCTATAACATCATGACATGTCCCAAAAAGCTAACCGTTATTGAGGGAGCCTCACATTTATTTGAAGAACCGGGAACTCTGGAACAAGTGGCCGAAGAAGCAAGCAGTTGGTTTCGCCAATATTTGTTTTGGCCAACTATTAAGGTCAGTAAAGATTTTATAGACGAATGGTGA
- a CDS encoding flavodoxin domain-containing protein encodes MKLLIVYGTVEGQTRKICDRLKNEARLNGHTVSINNSTGPKLSPFGFDAIIIASSIHNEKFQASIEQYVGDYAKVLNNMVGAFISVSLTAAHDVPEGWEELEKITKDFLHKTGWYPSFIEHIAGAIRYSEYNFFKKYIARNIAKRNNAQTNTSEDHEYTDWGQVKRILTKVEKAVAETKRV; translated from the coding sequence ATGAAACTATTAATTGTTTACGGTACAGTAGAGGGGCAAACCCGAAAGATTTGTGACAGATTAAAAAATGAAGCAAGATTGAACGGGCACACTGTTTCAATAAATAATTCCACCGGTCCAAAGTTAAGTCCATTTGGCTTTGATGCAATTATCATCGCCTCTTCCATTCATAATGAGAAATTTCAAGCTTCTATAGAGCAGTATGTTGGTGATTATGCAAAAGTTTTAAATAATATGGTGGGAGCTTTTATATCGGTGAGCTTGACTGCTGCCCATGATGTACCTGAAGGTTGGGAGGAACTTGAAAAAATTACAAAAGATTTCCTGCATAAAACCGGATGGTATCCATCCTTTATAGAGCATATAGCTGGAGCAATTCGCTACTCAGAATATAATTTCTTCAAGAAATATATTGCCCGTAATATTGCAAAAAGAAACAATGCGCAAACCAACACTTCTGAAGATCATGAATATACGGACTGGGGGCAAGTGAAACGGATCTTGACCAAGGTCGAAAAAGCGGTAGCCGAGACCAAAAGAGTGTAG
- a CDS encoding phosphoribosyltransferase family protein, whose translation MFKNRKEAAIELAKELEIFKPRTPLILAIPRGGVEIGYYIARELSCEWSVLVARKLGYPEQPEAAFGAMAEDKSLYFNPRANIRLSKEMIERVIKKEEKEILRRIKIYRNGAPLPSMNNRTVVLVDDGIATGATLFASIEMCKKARAGEIIVAAPVASIDVCEQLMDIVDMVVVLETPLNFFAVSQAYLHFENLSDKDVLKFLSVENILKNKSNKLVEY comes from the coding sequence ATGTTCAAAAACCGAAAAGAAGCAGCGATTGAGCTGGCTAAGGAATTAGAGATCTTCAAACCTAGAACCCCCCTTATTTTAGCAATACCCCGGGGTGGAGTCGAAATTGGATATTATATAGCTCGTGAATTAAGTTGTGAATGGTCCGTGCTTGTTGCCCGTAAACTGGGATACCCCGAGCAGCCGGAAGCTGCATTTGGAGCAATGGCAGAAGATAAAAGCCTGTACTTCAATCCGCGGGCTAATATACGTCTCTCCAAAGAAATGATCGAAAGGGTTATCAAGAAAGAAGAAAAAGAGATCCTGCGACGAATCAAAATATATAGAAATGGTGCTCCTCTTCCCAGTATGAATAATCGCACTGTGGTTTTAGTGGATGATGGGATTGCCACCGGGGCTACGCTTTTTGCCTCTATTGAGATGTGCAAAAAAGCCCGCGCCGGTGAAATCATAGTTGCTGCACCCGTTGCTTCTATTGATGTGTGTGAGCAACTGATGGATATCGTGGACATGGTTGTGGTACTGGAAACACCACTGAATTTTTTCGCTGTATCTCAGGCCTATCTTCACTTTGAAAATTTGAGTGATAAAGATGTCCTGAAATTTTTGAGTGTTGAAAATATCCTCAAAAATAAGTCAAATAAGCTCGTGGAATACTGA
- a CDS encoding TraR/DksA C4-type zinc finger protein codes for MESLKVSNSPLDKRSLDYFKKILLAKRKNAEEQIRLTTENINILQDEDDPDYMPASDVQEAGTDTQSDTMNYQLLERTRKYIKQIDDALDRIENGTYGICQATGKPISKARLEAVPHTRFSIWAKNSGLADDEI; via the coding sequence ATGGAAAGCTTAAAAGTCAGTAACTCACCCTTAGATAAAAGATCACTGGATTATTTTAAAAAAATACTCCTTGCCAAGCGGAAAAATGCTGAAGAACAAATACGCTTGACTACTGAAAACATCAATATTCTGCAGGATGAAGATGATCCTGATTATATGCCTGCTTCAGATGTTCAGGAAGCCGGAACGGATACCCAAAGTGATACCATGAATTATCAGCTATTGGAGCGTACGCGCAAATATATCAAGCAGATAGATGATGCACTGGATCGTATTGAAAATGGAACCTATGGTATTTGTCAGGCTACCGGAAAACCCATTTCAAAAGCCCGCCTTGAGGCTGTGCCACACACTCGATTCAGCATTTGGGCTAAAAATTCAGGTTTAGCTGATGATGAAATCTAA